A genomic stretch from Flavobacterium sp. KS-LB2 includes:
- a CDS encoding DMT family transporter → MSKRNLALIGATIVSIIYGVTFTIAKDVMPLYIDAYGFILLRVGGSVVLFWLIWFFMPKEKIALNDFPRIIAAAFFGVAFNMLTFFKGLSLTSPISAAVIMVSTPMIVLTLSALIMKERMQKRMVFGIILGLIGTAFLILYGKSIGSATNAGLGNFLVLVNAISYGFYLIIVKKLMDKYNAFTFVKWIYLFGFIMVLPFGWSQFQTVEWALVPMDICWKIGFVVIFSTFLTYLLNLLSMKELKPTTVAVFIYLQPLFATIFAISLGKDELSLVKIGSAILIFVGVYLVTQKKSVQ, encoded by the coding sequence ATGTCCAAAAGAAATCTTGCCCTTATTGGTGCCACAATCGTTTCCATAATTTACGGCGTCACGTTTACCATTGCCAAAGATGTCATGCCGTTGTATATTGATGCCTATGGTTTCATCTTGTTACGCGTGGGCGGTTCGGTGGTTTTGTTTTGGCTGATTTGGTTTTTTATGCCAAAAGAGAAAATTGCGCTCAATGATTTTCCAAGAATCATAGCGGCAGCTTTCTTTGGCGTGGCTTTTAATATGCTTACGTTTTTCAAAGGATTGAGTCTTACTTCTCCCATTAGTGCGGCCGTAATCATGGTTTCGACACCGATGATTGTTTTGACGCTTTCGGCATTGATTATGAAGGAACGCATGCAAAAAAGAATGGTTTTTGGGATTATCCTTGGATTAATCGGAACTGCTTTTCTCATTTTGTACGGAAAATCCATTGGCAGTGCCACGAATGCCGGGTTGGGAAATTTTCTAGTTTTGGTCAACGCCATTTCGTATGGATTTTACCTGATCATCGTCAAGAAATTAATGGATAAATACAATGCGTTTACGTTTGTAAAATGGATTTATTTGTTTGGTTTTATTATGGTTTTGCCTTTTGGCTGGAGCCAATTTCAAACTGTTGAATGGGCTTTGGTTCCCATGGATATTTGCTGGAAAATAGGATTTGTAGTAATTTTTTCTACCTTCCTGACCTATTTGCTGAATTTGCTTTCGATGAAAGAATTAAAACCAACTACGGTTGCTGTTTTTATTTATTTACAACCGCTATTCGCCACTATTTTTGCGATAAGCCTTGGCAAAGACGAATTGAGTTTGGTGAAAATTGGTTCGGCCATTTTGATATTTGTTGGTGTTTATTTGGTTACACAGAAAAAGAGTGTTCAGTAA
- a CDS encoding arsenate reductase family protein — protein sequence MDIIYYLASCDTCRKIIKSLPKEHDFKFHDIKQDPITVAELEKMRELSGSYEALFSKKAQLYKSMDLKNKSLNEDDYKKYILEHYTFLSRPVFIIKDKIYIGNTQQNMLQVMKALA from the coding sequence ATGGACATAATATACTATCTCGCTTCTTGCGACACCTGCAGAAAAATTATAAAATCATTACCTAAAGAACATGATTTTAAATTTCACGACATTAAACAAGACCCAATTACTGTTGCCGAATTAGAAAAAATGCGTGAGCTTTCTGGCAGTTACGAGGCGCTTTTCAGCAAAAAAGCACAGTTGTACAAATCAATGGATTTAAAGAACAAATCGTTAAACGAAGACGATTACAAAAAATACATTTTGGAACATTACACCTTTTTAAGTCGTCCCGTTTTTATCATTAAAGACAAAATTTACATCGGCAATACCCAACAAAATATGTTGCAAGTAATGAAAGCTTTGGCATAA
- a CDS encoding DinB family protein, giving the protein MNQLFDVSTTSRNMVSKFLSGYTLDQLNTIPEGFSNNLIWNIGHIIVSQQLLVYKLSGLPMMVSDELVEKYKKGTKPEHPATQSEVEELTTLLFSTIQQTQLDYDAELFQNYHEYTTSTGNHVLKNAEDAMAFSNFHEGLHLGIMTIIRKFL; this is encoded by the coding sequence ATGAATCAATTATTCGACGTCAGCACTACAAGCAGAAATATGGTTTCAAAATTTCTATCGGGATATACTCTTGACCAACTCAACACAATTCCGGAAGGATTCAGCAACAATTTGATTTGGAACATCGGTCATATAATCGTCTCACAACAACTATTAGTATACAAGCTTTCTGGTTTGCCAATGATGGTTTCTGATGAATTAGTGGAGAAATACAAAAAGGGAACCAAGCCGGAACATCCCGCTACGCAATCTGAAGTCGAGGAACTCACAACTTTGTTGTTTTCCACCATTCAGCAAACACAACTGGATTATGATGCGGAACTTTTCCAAAATTACCATGAGTACACCACATCAACGGGAAATCATGTCTTAAAAAATGCCGAGGATGCCATGGCTTTCAGTAATTTTCACGAAGGGCTTCACCTTGGGATTATGACTATTATTCGTAAGTTTCTCTAG
- a CDS encoding DUF3298 and DUF4163 domain-containing protein has protein sequence MKHFIIFAAFLFLLTGCSNELAFKDQSFQKKTTLPCRQNCASISVKIPVANAVPIVADSINKKVFSVMKEIVYFGEKPYTSTDYNGLLTSFIDSYEKLQKEFPNETFGWEAKINGSIKYQSENILNIEINHYTYTGGAHGYQGLRSLLFDLTTGKSIPNEDLFHDKSTFMAFAEKKFRAKYKIPANKSINATGLMFEDEKFNLPQNIFYTDKGLLLYYNSYEAASYADGPKELLLPYNEVNDYLAVK, from the coding sequence ATGAAACACTTTATAATTTTTGCGGCATTCCTTTTTTTACTAACTGGTTGTTCGAACGAATTGGCTTTTAAAGACCAATCTTTTCAGAAAAAAACAACGTTACCCTGCAGACAAAATTGCGCTTCTATTAGTGTAAAAATACCTGTTGCAAATGCCGTCCCTATTGTAGCGGACAGCATCAACAAAAAAGTGTTTTCGGTAATGAAAGAGATTGTTTATTTTGGCGAAAAGCCATACACATCAACTGATTATAATGGATTATTAACCTCATTTATTGATTCCTACGAAAAACTACAAAAAGAATTTCCGAATGAAACCTTTGGCTGGGAAGCAAAAATTAATGGAAGCATAAAATACCAATCTGAAAATATTTTGAACATAGAAATCAACCATTATACCTACACGGGTGGCGCTCACGGATATCAAGGATTGCGTTCGCTATTGTTTGATTTAACGACAGGAAAATCTATTCCAAATGAGGACTTGTTCCATGACAAGAGTACTTTTATGGCTTTCGCCGAAAAAAAATTCAGAGCCAAATATAAAATCCCTGCAAACAAATCGATCAATGCAACCGGATTAATGTTTGAAGACGAGAAATTCAATCTTCCCCAAAATATTTTCTATACCGACAAAGGATTACTGCTTTATTACAATTCCTATGAAGCTGCATCGTATGCTGACGGACCAAAAGAATTGTTATTGCCTTATAACGAAGTGAACGATTATTTAGCGGTTAAATAA
- a CDS encoding cystathionine gamma-synthase, with the protein MKFNTKVIHGGQHHDPSTGAVMPPVYQTSTFVQTSPGQPINPDYEYSRAANPTRSALENALASIENGTRGLAFSSGLAATDCVLRSFKAGDEIIAMDDLYGGTYRMFTRIYKDSGIKFHFVDMNDIEKFKSLINENTKLVWVETPTNPLMKLADIQEIAAITKENKILFAVDNTFATPYLQKPLDLGADIVMHSATKYLGGHSDVIAGALIVKDEALGEQLHFQQFATGATLGPMDSFLVLRGIKTLHLRVERHCENGGKVVEFLNNHPKVKTVYYPGLPSHPYHEIAKKQMSGFGGMVSFTFVSGKKEDAINFLEKLKVFTLAESLGGVESLANHPALMTHASIPEDKRKEVGITDDLVRLSVGIEDAQDLIEDLKQALA; encoded by the coding sequence ATGAAATTCAATACAAAGGTTATCCACGGTGGTCAGCATCATGATCCAAGTACGGGAGCAGTTATGCCACCTGTATATCAAACATCAACATTTGTACAAACCAGTCCAGGGCAGCCTATAAATCCAGATTATGAGTACAGTAGGGCTGCAAATCCTACCCGAAGCGCGCTTGAAAATGCATTGGCAAGTATTGAAAATGGAACACGAGGATTGGCTTTTTCATCAGGATTAGCAGCTACAGATTGTGTTTTACGTTCTTTTAAAGCGGGTGATGAAATCATTGCTATGGATGATTTGTATGGTGGAACGTATCGAATGTTTACCCGTATTTACAAAGATTCTGGAATAAAATTTCATTTTGTAGATATGAATGACATCGAGAAATTCAAGTCATTAATCAACGAAAACACAAAACTCGTTTGGGTGGAAACACCAACCAATCCGTTGATGAAATTAGCCGATATTCAAGAAATCGCTGCCATCACAAAAGAGAATAAAATTCTTTTTGCAGTTGATAATACTTTTGCAACACCTTATTTACAAAAACCATTGGATTTAGGAGCTGATATTGTAATGCATTCGGCGACGAAATATTTGGGAGGTCATTCTGATGTTATTGCCGGTGCTTTGATTGTAAAAGATGAAGCGCTGGGCGAACAATTGCATTTTCAACAATTTGCAACAGGAGCTACACTAGGACCAATGGACAGTTTCTTGGTACTTAGAGGAATAAAAACCTTGCATTTACGTGTGGAAAGACATTGCGAAAATGGAGGAAAAGTAGTGGAGTTTTTGAACAACCATCCAAAAGTTAAAACAGTATATTATCCAGGATTACCAAGTCATCCGTATCATGAAATTGCCAAAAAACAAATGAGCGGTTTTGGAGGAATGGTGTCGTTTACTTTTGTTTCTGGTAAAAAGGAAGATGCTATTAATTTTCTGGAAAAACTAAAGGTGTTTACTTTGGCCGAATCATTGGGCGGAGTAGAGTCGCTGGCCAATCATCCGGCGCTGATGACACATGCATCGATTCCCGAAGATAAGCGCAAGGAAGTCGGTATTACCGATGATCTGGTTCGATTAAGTGTAGGTATAGAAGATGCACAGGATTTAATCGAAGATTTGAAACAAGCATTAGCGTAA
- a CDS encoding THC0290_0291 family protein, producing the protein MIKQTILFLIICLGLSPDLTAQFGGFSHEIGIIAGPIAFQSDYGERYDLSTNAGNTGLGIGIIHYLNFSYKAECNCYTPETYFNDHFKLRSELSYNKTELKHFGQWTEGKPSLGKEQLKAMTGNTAVTNIGMQLEFFPWSIRDFTARTGSLGPFVSLGGQFSYYNAEASSTLGPLGTPLTTFPKYLTPTDGRPYGFSNEGGTVWSVISSVGTRYKLSPLRDLMVDLRFQYFFSNWVDGLNPNPELYKENKANDWLVWFNVGYIYYLQ; encoded by the coding sequence ATGATCAAACAAACAATCCTCTTTTTAATAATCTGTTTAGGCCTTTCACCTGATTTAACTGCTCAGTTTGGTGGATTTTCGCATGAAATAGGTATAATCGCAGGACCTATTGCTTTTCAATCTGATTATGGGGAACGTTATGATTTATCTACAAATGCAGGAAACACAGGCCTTGGAATTGGAATTATCCATTACTTAAATTTCTCTTACAAAGCTGAATGTAACTGTTACACACCTGAAACTTATTTTAACGACCATTTCAAATTAAGGTCTGAACTCTCTTATAATAAAACAGAATTAAAACATTTTGGACAATGGACTGAAGGCAAACCTTCGTTAGGAAAAGAGCAATTGAAAGCAATGACTGGAAATACTGCAGTAACTAATATCGGGATGCAACTTGAGTTTTTCCCTTGGAGCATTCGTGATTTTACGGCAAGAACAGGAAGTTTAGGACCGTTTGTCAGTCTTGGCGGACAATTCAGTTATTACAATGCCGAAGCCTCATCAACATTAGGTCCATTAGGAACACCTTTAACCACATTTCCTAAATATTTAACGCCAACAGATGGTCGCCCTTATGGATTTTCTAACGAAGGAGGAACGGTTTGGTCTGTTATTTCTAGTGTAGGAACTCGTTATAAACTAAGTCCGTTACGAGATTTAATGGTTGATTTAAGATTCCAATATTTTTTCTCCAATTGGGTAGATGGTTTAAATCCTAATCCAGAACTTTATAAAGAAAACAAAGCTAATGATTGGCTGGTGTGGTTCAATGTGGGGTATATTTATTACTTACAATAG
- the gdhA gene encoding NADP-specific glutamate dehydrogenase, which translates to MLLKINDFMAQVEAKNPNEPEFIQAVREFAETVIPFIAEQKKYDGKNLLLRIAEPERSIIFRVPWVDDSGEIQVNRGFRIQMNSAIGPYKGGIRFHHTVNLSVLKFLAFEQVFKNSLTTLPMGGGKGGSDFDPQGKSDGEVMRFCQSFMTELCRHIGPQLDVPAGDIGVGAREIGYLFGQYKRIRNEFTGVLTGKGLAYGGSLIRPEATGFGVVYFAEQMLNTIGQNIKGKRVSISGFGNVAWGVALKVNDLGGKVVTLSGPDGYIYDEEGISGEKIDFMLEMRARGDNRAEAYLEKYPKAEFHKGKSVWEVKVDVAIPCATQNELNEEDAKHLIDNGVICVTEAANMPCTLEAIKLFLKAKVLFAPGKAANAGGVAASGLEMTQNSIRLNWTSEEVDGRLKEIMVGIHNQCKKYGTDSEGYVNYVKGANIAGFVKVADAMLAQGVV; encoded by the coding sequence ATGTTACTAAAAATAAATGATTTTATGGCTCAAGTTGAGGCCAAGAATCCAAATGAACCTGAATTTATTCAAGCTGTTAGGGAATTTGCAGAAACTGTTATTCCATTTATTGCAGAGCAAAAAAAATACGACGGAAAAAATTTGCTTCTTCGAATAGCGGAGCCGGAGCGTTCTATTATATTTCGTGTCCCTTGGGTAGATGATAGCGGTGAAATTCAGGTAAACAGAGGTTTTAGAATTCAAATGAATTCAGCAATTGGACCTTACAAAGGTGGAATTCGCTTTCATCATACTGTAAATTTATCAGTGCTTAAGTTTTTAGCATTTGAACAAGTATTCAAAAACAGTTTGACTACTTTGCCAATGGGTGGTGGAAAAGGAGGATCTGATTTTGATCCACAAGGAAAATCAGATGGGGAAGTGATGCGTTTTTGCCAGTCTTTCATGACTGAATTGTGCAGACACATCGGGCCACAATTGGACGTTCCTGCAGGAGATATTGGAGTTGGAGCAAGAGAGATAGGCTATTTATTTGGTCAATATAAGAGAATAAGAAACGAATTTACTGGAGTTTTAACTGGAAAAGGATTGGCTTATGGCGGTTCTTTAATCAGACCAGAAGCAACAGGATTTGGAGTAGTTTATTTTGCAGAACAAATGCTAAATACTATTGGTCAAAACATCAAAGGAAAGAGAGTTTCTATTTCTGGTTTTGGAAACGTGGCTTGGGGAGTAGCGCTTAAAGTGAATGACCTTGGCGGAAAAGTGGTGACGCTTTCTGGTCCTGACGGATATATTTATGATGAAGAAGGGATTTCTGGTGAGAAAATTGATTTTATGCTTGAAATGAGAGCTAGAGGAGACAACAGAGCCGAAGCTTATTTAGAAAAATATCCAAAAGCAGAGTTTCACAAAGGGAAAAGTGTTTGGGAAGTAAAAGTTGATGTAGCAATACCTTGCGCCACTCAAAACGAGTTGAATGAGGAAGATGCTAAACACTTAATTGATAATGGAGTTATTTGTGTAACTGAAGCAGCAAATATGCCATGTACGTTAGAAGCAATCAAATTGTTCTTGAAAGCTAAAGTGCTTTTTGCTCCAGGTAAAGCAGCAAATGCTGGTGGTGTTGCAGCTTCAGGTTTAGAGATGACTCAAAACTCTATTCGTTTGAACTGGACTAGTGAAGAGGTTGATGGTAGACTAAAAGAAATCATGGTTGGGATTCACAATCAATGTAAAAAATACGGAACAGATTCTGAAGGCTATGTTAACTATGTAAAAGGAGCTAATATTGCTGGATTTGTAAAAGTTGCCGATGCTATGCTTGCTCAAGGAGTGGTATAG
- the porZ gene encoding type IX secretion system anionic LPS delivery protein PorZ: protein MKKSVLYFLLLLFIQMGFAQSNLSWQGYFSYNEIKDVSESATAVFAASENALFSKNLGTNVIKTTNTIDGLSGQTISSVYHSATFNKTIVGYENGLLIVINEADGSMLNVVDIINKQLPPNIKKINHFMEFEGIAYVSCDFGIVQFNLATLQFGDTYFIGDNGAEIRVNQTALFNGFIYAATNSGIRRANISNKNLIDYNQWETIASGNWSSIAAFGTDMFAINGTGYIHKFNSGSNSFIGLIVLSQPVLDMRATVNHLIVTTANSVYIYNNQMALIRQINTNQITDSNPIFTCATIIGDAIFIGTKENGLIVASLSSAVTFKNITPIGPSRNNIFGLQTTTSALWTVYGDYTADYNPYPLDSYGISKFSTTGWLNIPYEDVLGAQSMTRIIVNPNKENEVYASSFFSGLLKIENDVPTILYNQTNSGLESLTFLGPTYIDIRINGTAFDKSGNLWVTNSRVKNGLKVFRTNGQWQSYAMDVILDSPNDNNFGTMAIDRNGTKWLSTSRDGVVGFNETNIKFKKITTGSDTGNLPIADVRTVAIDNRNQLWIGTTKGLRVLPNVSSFQSEEQMTANPIIILEDNLAQELLFEQFITDIAVDGANNKWIGTADSGVFLVSPNGQETKYHFTTSNSPLPSNVVNDVDINSATGEVFIATSKGLVSFKGTATAANDDLSNAYVYPNPVRPEYQGTVKIAGLLDKANIKITDIEGNLVYETISEGGTIEWDTTAFGKYKVASGVYMIFISAQDGVETKVKKVMIIR, encoded by the coding sequence ATGAAAAAGAGTGTTTTATACTTTTTGCTTTTACTTTTTATCCAAATGGGTTTTGCCCAAAGCAACTTGTCGTGGCAAGGTTATTTCTCTTATAATGAAATTAAAGATGTATCAGAATCAGCAACGGCTGTTTTTGCAGCTTCCGAAAATGCATTGTTTTCAAAGAACTTAGGAACAAACGTAATTAAAACTACGAATACTATTGACGGACTTTCTGGTCAAACAATCTCATCGGTGTATCATAGTGCAACATTCAATAAAACTATAGTTGGTTACGAAAACGGACTCCTAATAGTGATCAATGAAGCCGATGGAAGCATGCTGAATGTGGTCGATATTATCAACAAGCAACTTCCTCCAAATATCAAAAAAATCAATCATTTCATGGAGTTTGAAGGGATTGCTTACGTTTCCTGTGATTTTGGAATTGTTCAATTTAATCTGGCTACCCTGCAATTTGGAGATACTTATTTTATTGGAGACAATGGAGCCGAAATCAGAGTGAATCAAACAGCACTTTTTAATGGATTTATTTATGCTGCTACAAATAGCGGTATACGTCGAGCTAATATTTCTAATAAAAATTTAATCGATTATAACCAATGGGAAACAATTGCCTCGGGAAATTGGTCTAGTATAGCGGCTTTTGGCACGGACATGTTCGCTATTAATGGGACAGGATACATCCATAAATTTAATTCGGGTTCTAATTCTTTTATAGGACTTATTGTTCTTTCTCAGCCCGTATTAGATATGAGAGCAACGGTAAATCATCTAATTGTAACCACCGCAAACAGCGTTTATATTTACAATAATCAGATGGCTTTAATACGCCAAATAAATACAAATCAAATTACCGATAGTAATCCAATTTTTACGTGTGCAACAATAATTGGAGACGCGATTTTCATTGGTACCAAAGAAAATGGATTGATTGTGGCTTCACTTTCTTCGGCAGTAACTTTTAAGAATATAACGCCTATCGGCCCGTCACGGAATAATATATTTGGACTTCAGACGACAACAAGTGCGCTTTGGACGGTTTATGGCGATTATACGGCAGATTATAATCCGTATCCGTTAGATAGTTACGGAATCAGTAAATTTAGTACAACAGGATGGTTGAATATTCCGTATGAAGATGTTCTAGGAGCCCAGTCGATGACTAGAATTATAGTTAATCCCAACAAGGAAAACGAAGTGTATGCGAGTTCTTTTTTCTCTGGTTTGTTAAAAATAGAAAATGATGTGCCTACAATTTTATATAATCAAACGAACAGTGGTTTAGAATCGTTAACCTTTTTAGGTCCAACTTATATTGACATTAGGATAAACGGAACGGCATTTGACAAATCAGGAAATCTTTGGGTCACTAATAGTAGAGTAAAAAATGGATTAAAAGTTTTTAGAACAAATGGGCAGTGGCAAAGCTATGCAATGGATGTTATTTTAGATTCACCAAATGATAATAATTTTGGAACAATGGCTATAGATCGAAATGGAACCAAATGGCTGTCAACAAGCAGAGATGGTGTTGTTGGTTTTAATGAGACCAATATTAAATTTAAAAAAATCACTACTGGTTCTGATACAGGAAATTTACCAATTGCGGATGTTAGAACAGTTGCCATAGATAACAGAAACCAACTTTGGATAGGAACCACAAAAGGTTTACGGGTTTTGCCAAATGTAAGCAGTTTTCAATCAGAGGAGCAGATGACGGCAAATCCTATCATTATTTTGGAAGATAACCTAGCGCAGGAATTATTATTTGAACAATTTATTACAGATATTGCTGTTGATGGCGCTAATAATAAATGGATTGGCACAGCTGATTCTGGGGTATTTTTAGTGTCGCCAAACGGACAGGAAACCAAGTATCATTTTACAACTAGCAATTCGCCGTTGCCCAGCAATGTTGTAAATGACGTTGATATCAATAGTGCTACGGGTGAAGTTTTTATTGCCACTTCTAAAGGGTTGGTCTCTTTCAAAGGAACTGCTACTGCTGCCAATGACGATTTAAGCAATGCGTATGTGTATCCAAATCCAGTGCGACCAGAATACCAAGGAACGGTTAAAATTGCGGGATTATTAGATAAAGCCAATATTAAAATAACCGATATCGAAGGCAATCTGGTTTATGAAACCATTTCTGAAGGCGGAACGATAGAATGGGATACTACCGCTTTTGGGAAATACAAAGTGGCTTCGGGCGTGTATATGATTTTTATTTCGGCACAAGATGGTGTCGAGACCAAAGTTAAAAAAGTAATGATAATCAGATAA
- the recO gene encoding DNA repair protein RecO, with protein sequence MQVKTKAIVLSSLKFQEKSLIVKCFTLSHGLKSYFVRDAFSGRKSNQKIAYFQPLTILDIEAVHKNKGTLENFKEIKIASAFHSIHSDIYKSTMVMFISEMLHHSIHEEEENEPLFTFLEAAMHWLDNHDEIANFHLILLLETTKYLGFYPDISDLDMPFFEMNEGVFTPFHAISSLTEHESNLFKKLIDLKFDNSQKIFHVIERQILLRILIDYYSFHLDGFRKPKSLDVLKEVFS encoded by the coding sequence ATGCAAGTTAAAACAAAAGCCATCGTGCTCTCCTCTTTAAAATTTCAGGAAAAAAGCTTGATTGTAAAATGCTTTACGTTATCTCATGGTTTAAAGTCCTATTTTGTTCGGGATGCGTTTTCAGGAAGAAAATCGAACCAAAAAATCGCCTATTTCCAGCCACTTACAATTCTTGATATAGAAGCGGTTCATAAAAACAAAGGTACTTTAGAGAATTTCAAAGAAATAAAAATTGCTTCGGCTTTTCATTCGATACATTCGGATATTTATAAAAGTACGATGGTGATGTTTATTTCCGAAATGCTGCACCATTCCATACACGAAGAGGAAGAAAATGAGCCGTTATTTACGTTCTTAGAAGCCGCTATGCATTGGTTAGACAATCATGACGAGATTGCTAATTTCCACTTAATTTTATTGCTGGAAACTACAAAGTATTTGGGCTTTTACCCTGATATTTCTGACCTTGATATGCCTTTTTTCGAAATGAACGAAGGTGTTTTTACCCCTTTTCACGCGATCAGTTCACTCACAGAACACGAAAGTAATTTGTTTAAAAAACTGATTGATCTAAAATTTGATAACAGTCAAAAAATCTTTCACGTGATCGAACGTCAAATTTTGCTCCGAATCCTAATTGACTATTACAGTTTTCACCTAGATGGTTTTAGAAAACCAAAATCTTTGGATGTTTTAAAAGAAGTTTTTTCTTAA